From Algoriphagus sp. NG3, the proteins below share one genomic window:
- a CDS encoding amylo-alpha-1,6-glucosidase → MSYIHFDKTQLVNLNYSLEREIIRSNRSGAYTSTSIICCNTRKYHGLLVVPQPQIDSQNHVMLSTVHETVIQHGASFNLGISKFPGNYSPRGHKYLEDFDSEPIPKLTYRVGGVLLQKELILDTNRDRLMIRYTLLDAHSPTKIRIQPFLAFRGFHDLSKANTHINKKYKKTSNGAIFHLYEAYDPLYLQVSKKVEFVPAPDWYYNIEYILERERGYDYQEDLYVPGYFEFDIKKGESVIFSAGLTEADPKTRESAFEKEIARRIPRSNFLNCLKNSAGQFLRKRDGDTRVIAGYPWFGWWGRDTFVAAPGLTLAIGDSQTFLDIMDTMSRDMKGPLFPNVGSGVTTNMNSIDAPLWYFWALQQYIIYTRDSKTITDRYLDKMKGIIDGYINGTEFNIHVQENGLVYGGEEGKALTWMDAVTPDGPVTQRAGCPVEIQALWYNALCFYHELTGDEEIQQYASKIKESFEPEFWSDEHGHLADCINGDEKDWSIRPNMIFATSLPYCMLSEEKCDQVLETAKAKLLTTRGMRSLSPDDPGYKGYYFGDQISRDEAYHNGTVWVWPLGHFVEGYIRLHGKSSANFMNKIVQGFDGVMTQYGVGAVAEIYDGDPPHRPKGAISQAWSVSELLRMMDLVNKI, encoded by the coding sequence ATGAGTTATATCCATTTTGATAAAACACAACTAGTCAATCTGAATTATTCCCTCGAAAGAGAGATCATCAGATCCAACCGTTCGGGTGCTTATACCAGTACGTCCATCATCTGCTGCAATACCCGCAAATACCATGGACTTCTTGTAGTCCCCCAGCCTCAAATCGACTCACAAAACCATGTGATGCTCTCTACAGTCCACGAAACGGTCATTCAGCATGGGGCAAGCTTCAATTTGGGCATCAGTAAATTCCCAGGGAACTATTCCCCCCGAGGGCATAAATACTTAGAGGATTTTGATTCTGAACCCATTCCCAAACTGACGTATCGAGTGGGCGGGGTCCTGTTGCAGAAGGAATTGATATTGGACACGAACAGAGACCGGCTGATGATCCGCTATACCTTACTGGATGCACATTCTCCAACTAAGATACGTATTCAGCCCTTTTTGGCTTTCCGGGGGTTTCATGATTTGTCCAAAGCGAATACCCATATAAACAAGAAATATAAAAAGACTTCAAATGGCGCGATTTTCCACCTGTATGAAGCCTATGATCCGCTATACCTACAAGTTTCCAAGAAAGTGGAATTTGTCCCGGCACCGGATTGGTATTACAATATAGAATACATTCTAGAGCGGGAGCGGGGGTATGATTATCAGGAAGACCTATATGTACCAGGCTATTTTGAGTTTGATATCAAAAAAGGGGAGTCAGTTATATTTTCAGCCGGATTGACTGAAGCAGATCCAAAGACCAGAGAGAGCGCATTCGAAAAAGAAATAGCCAGAAGAATCCCCCGCAGCAACTTCCTTAATTGCCTCAAAAACTCTGCTGGTCAGTTTCTTAGAAAAAGAGACGGAGATACTAGAGTAATTGCCGGATATCCTTGGTTTGGCTGGTGGGGAAGAGACACCTTTGTCGCCGCTCCTGGCCTTACGCTGGCCATAGGTGATTCCCAGACTTTTCTGGATATCATGGACACCATGTCGCGTGATATGAAAGGCCCTCTTTTCCCAAATGTAGGTAGTGGAGTCACCACAAATATGAACTCTATAGATGCCCCTCTTTGGTATTTCTGGGCACTACAACAGTATATAATTTATACCCGCGACAGTAAGACTATCACCGATAGATACCTTGATAAAATGAAAGGAATCATTGATGGCTATATCAATGGCACCGAATTCAACATACATGTACAGGAAAACGGACTGGTATATGGCGGTGAAGAAGGAAAAGCCCTGACATGGATGGATGCGGTGACACCAGACGGCCCTGTCACCCAGCGTGCCGGCTGCCCCGTAGAAATCCAGGCGCTTTGGTATAATGCACTTTGCTTCTACCATGAATTGACAGGGGATGAAGAAATACAGCAATACGCATCTAAAATCAAAGAAAGCTTCGAGCCTGAATTCTGGTCTGATGAGCATGGGCACTTAGCAGACTGTATCAATGGAGATGAAAAAGACTGGTCGATCCGGCCGAATATGATTTTTGCCACTTCATTACCTTACTGCATGCTGAGCGAGGAGAAGTGTGATCAGGTACTGGAAACTGCCAAGGCAAAGTTACTCACCACACGAGGAATGCGTTCTCTATCTCCCGACGACCCTGGGTACAAAGGATATTATTTCGGGGATCAGATCAGCAGAGATGAGGCTTACCACAATGGAACTGTCTGGGTCTGGCCACTAGGTCATTTTGTAGAAGGATATATTAGGCTTCATGGTAAATCGTCTGCAAATTTCATGAATAAAATCGTTCAGGGATTTGACGGAGTGATGACCCAGTATGGAGTAGGTGCAGTGGCTGAGATTTATGATGGAGATCCTCCCCATCGCCCAAAAGGCGCAATTTCCCAGGCGTGGAGCGTTTCAGAATTACTTAGAATGATGGATTTGGTCAATAAGATATAA